A genomic region of Streptosporangium lutulentum contains the following coding sequences:
- a CDS encoding ParB/RepB/Spo0J family partition protein has protein sequence MSKQPRGMGGKGLAALIPTGPPVVRSAAPSATATMVVPEPAAEFAPQHRQSELKPVAGAYFLEIPIERIEPNPRQPRDIFDEEALKELATSIGEVGLLQPIVVRAVGEESYELVMGERRWRACKLAGLSEIPAIVRSTQEDKLLLDALIENLQREQLNALEEAAAYRQLLDDFGATHEQLATRVGRSRSHVTNTLRLLNLPPKVQLSVSAGTISAGHARALLALDDPAAQEHLAHRIVAELLSVRAVEEIVAMGDAKAAPEPTTRAPRAKPAEEPALRHLADRLSDRFETRVKVDFGRRKGRIVVEFATIDDLERIISTMAPGSMQMVEE, from the coding sequence GTGAGCAAGCAGCCGAGAGGTATGGGCGGCAAGGGTCTGGCGGCACTCATCCCCACGGGTCCGCCCGTGGTACGGAGTGCCGCACCGTCGGCGACCGCGACGATGGTCGTACCGGAGCCCGCGGCGGAGTTCGCGCCGCAGCACCGCCAGTCGGAACTGAAGCCGGTGGCGGGCGCGTACTTCCTTGAGATTCCGATCGAGAGAATCGAGCCGAACCCGCGCCAGCCCAGAGACATCTTCGATGAAGAGGCGCTGAAGGAGCTCGCCACGTCGATCGGCGAGGTCGGCCTGCTCCAGCCCATCGTGGTCCGTGCGGTGGGCGAGGAGAGTTACGAGCTGGTCATGGGAGAGCGCCGCTGGCGAGCCTGCAAGCTCGCCGGCCTCTCCGAGATCCCCGCGATCGTACGGAGCACGCAGGAGGACAAACTCCTTCTCGACGCGTTGATCGAGAACCTCCAGCGGGAACAGCTCAACGCACTGGAGGAGGCCGCGGCCTACCGGCAGTTGCTGGACGACTTCGGCGCCACCCACGAGCAGCTCGCCACCCGGGTCGGTCGTTCCCGTTCCCACGTGACGAACACGTTGCGGCTCCTCAACCTCCCCCCCAAGGTGCAGCTCAGCGTCTCGGCCGGCACGATCAGCGCCGGGCACGCCCGGGCTCTGCTCGCGTTGGACGACCCCGCAGCCCAGGAACATCTCGCTCATAGAATCGTGGCCGAGCTGCTGTCGGTTCGTGCGGTCGAGGAAATCGTCGCCATGGGCGATGCCAAAGCCGCCCCCGAGCCCACCACTCGCGCGCCCCGGGCGAAGCCGGCCGAGGAGCCGGCCCTCCGCCACCTCGCCGACCGTCTCTCCGACCGCTTCGAGACCCGGGTGAAGGTGGACTTCGGTCGCCGCAAGGGGCGCATCGTGGTGGAGTTCGCGACCATCGACGACCTGGAGCGCATCATCAGCACGATGGCCCCAGGGTCCATGCAGATGGTGGAGGAGTAG
- a CDS encoding threonine aldolase family protein, with the protein MLTSTPFPKSFASDNHSGVHPAVLAAILEANTGDAPAYGGDPWTETMEDAFRAEFGAQATTYAMFNGTGANVVGLSLLLRPYDAVLCPATAHINTNECGAAERLLSTKLIPLPTENGKITVDDIRGQLSVIGNVQHSQPRVVSISQVTECGTCYTADEIAELAEFIHAHGLFLHMDGARLANAAAELGGSMRSLTTDVGVDLLSFGGTKNGAMGAEALVVLRPELDISTLFLRKQGMQLASKMRFVSAQLTALLTDGLWRENASHANAMAHRLADGIAGLPGVSLHYPVQSNAVFPVLPEKAISELQERYLFHIWDATENVVRWVTAFDTTAEHVDTFISDIRLAVNGAVNA; encoded by the coding sequence GTGCTGACCTCCACTCCTTTTCCTAAAAGTTTCGCCAGCGACAATCACTCGGGCGTACACCCCGCCGTTCTTGCCGCCATCCTCGAAGCCAACACCGGAGACGCCCCCGCCTACGGCGGAGACCCCTGGACCGAGACGATGGAGGATGCCTTCCGCGCCGAATTCGGCGCCCAGGCGACCACCTACGCCATGTTCAACGGCACCGGCGCCAACGTCGTGGGCCTGAGCCTTCTTCTGCGGCCCTATGACGCCGTGCTCTGCCCCGCCACCGCTCACATCAACACCAACGAGTGCGGTGCCGCTGAGCGCCTGCTGAGCACCAAGCTGATCCCCCTCCCCACGGAGAACGGCAAGATCACCGTGGACGACATCCGGGGCCAGCTCTCCGTGATAGGCAACGTGCAACACTCCCAGCCGCGTGTCGTCTCCATCTCCCAGGTGACCGAGTGCGGCACCTGCTACACCGCCGACGAGATCGCCGAGCTCGCGGAGTTCATCCACGCGCACGGGCTCTTCCTCCACATGGACGGAGCCCGGCTGGCCAATGCGGCGGCCGAACTCGGCGGCTCGATGCGTTCCCTGACCACCGACGTGGGCGTGGACCTGCTCAGCTTCGGCGGTACCAAGAACGGCGCCATGGGCGCCGAAGCGCTCGTCGTACTCCGGCCCGAGCTGGACATCTCAACCCTGTTCCTCCGTAAGCAGGGGATGCAGCTCGCTTCCAAGATGCGCTTCGTCTCCGCCCAGCTGACCGCGCTCCTCACCGATGGTCTCTGGCGCGAGAACGCCTCCCACGCCAATGCCATGGCCCATCGCCTGGCCGATGGCATAGCGGGCCTCCCCGGCGTCTCTCTGCACTACCCCGTGCAGTCCAACGCCGTCTTTCCGGTCCTTCCGGAGAAGGCCATCTCGGAGCTCCAGGAGCGCTACCTCTTCCACATCTGGGACGCGACCGAGAACGTGGTCCGTTGGGTGACCGCCTTCGACACCACCGCCGAGCATGTGGACACGTTCATCTCGGACATCCGTCTCGCCGTGAATGGGGCGGTCAACGCCTGA
- a CDS encoding aminotransferase-like domain-containing protein — translation MVASEVRALFAVASRPEVVSLAGGMPYVTALPLDVVGELVADLIAKRGPVALQYGSGQGDPHLREQICDVMRMEGIEANSNDVVVTVGSQQALDLITRIFIDPGDVVLAEGPSYVGALGTFAAYQAKVVHIAMDNEGIIPESLAQTIYALKTAGNRIKFLYTIPTFQNPAGVTLNAVRRQQVLEICQRAGVLIVEDNPYGLLGFDGEPMRALRADNADDIVYLGSFSKTLAPGFRVGWALAPHAIRDKLVLAMESAVLSHSSFTQLAVGQYLATQPWREQIKSFQELYRERRDTMISSLEAFMPADFTWTRPGGGFFVWATLPEGLDSKALLPRAVAERVAFVPGTGFFADGGGARHMRLSYCYPEPERIREGVRRLAGVIEQELRVRDTFGASASPEHIGVDTPGPDLA, via the coding sequence ATGGTCGCCTCCGAGGTTCGAGCACTTTTCGCCGTCGCGTCGAGGCCCGAGGTGGTCTCGCTGGCCGGCGGCATGCCGTACGTCACTGCGCTTCCCCTCGACGTCGTGGGGGAGCTCGTCGCCGACCTGATAGCGAAGCGCGGCCCGGTCGCGCTCCAGTACGGTTCCGGCCAGGGTGACCCGCATCTGCGCGAGCAGATCTGCGACGTCATGCGCATGGAGGGGATCGAGGCCAACTCCAACGACGTCGTCGTGACCGTCGGCTCTCAGCAGGCCCTTGATCTGATCACGCGCATCTTCATCGATCCCGGCGACGTCGTGCTCGCCGAGGGCCCGTCCTACGTGGGCGCGCTGGGCACTTTCGCCGCCTATCAGGCCAAGGTCGTCCATATCGCGATGGACAACGAGGGGATCATCCCCGAGTCGCTCGCCCAGACCATCTACGCGTTGAAGACGGCGGGCAACAGGATCAAGTTCCTGTACACGATCCCCACCTTCCAGAATCCCGCCGGTGTGACGCTCAACGCGGTGCGCAGGCAGCAGGTGCTGGAGATCTGCCAGCGAGCCGGCGTGCTGATCGTCGAGGACAATCCGTACGGCCTGCTCGGCTTCGACGGAGAGCCCATGCGGGCGCTGCGCGCCGACAACGCCGACGACATCGTCTATCTCGGCTCGTTCTCCAAGACCCTGGCCCCCGGCTTCCGGGTCGGCTGGGCGCTCGCCCCGCACGCCATCCGCGACAAACTGGTGCTGGCGATGGAATCGGCGGTCCTGTCGCACTCCTCCTTCACCCAGCTCGCCGTCGGGCAGTATCTCGCCACCCAGCCCTGGCGCGAGCAGATCAAGTCCTTTCAGGAGCTCTACCGCGAGCGACGCGACACCATGATCAGTTCGCTTGAGGCCTTCATGCCCGCCGACTTCACCTGGACCCGCCCCGGTGGCGGGTTCTTCGTTTGGGCCACATTGCCCGAGGGCCTCGACTCCAAGGCGCTCCTGCCTCGCGCGGTCGCCGAGAGAGTGGCGTTCGTGCCGGGCACGGGCTTCTTCGCCGACGGCGGCGGCGCACGCCACATGCGGCTGTCCTACTGCTACCCGGAGCCCGAACGCATCCGCGAGGGCGTTCGCCGCCTGGCCGGGGTGATCGAGCAGGAGCTCCGCGTGCGCGACACGTTCGGGGCCAGCGCGTCTCCCGAGCACATCGGGGTCGACACACCGGGGCCCGACCTCGCATAG
- a CDS encoding GNAT family N-acetyltransferase, with the protein MSRRLANVTLDNLDDLPRRCRRCVFWELDPVGAERAVEAGDPGLEKEAWISSTLLEWGSCGKIVYVDGVAAGFVLYAPPHHVPRSVAFPTSPVSADAVLLMTAHIIPEFSGGGLGRMLVQGVAKDLTRRGVRAIEAFGDLKWEQPGACLMPADYLLSVGFKTVRPHLRFPRLRLELKNAVSWREDVEVALERLLGSMSPERALRPV; encoded by the coding sequence GTGTCGCGTCGGCTGGCAAACGTCACCCTGGACAATCTCGACGACCTGCCGCGCCGCTGCCGTCGGTGCGTCTTCTGGGAGCTCGATCCCGTAGGTGCGGAGCGAGCGGTCGAGGCGGGTGATCCCGGGTTGGAGAAAGAGGCCTGGATCTCGTCGACCCTCCTGGAATGGGGAAGCTGCGGAAAGATCGTCTACGTGGACGGGGTGGCGGCCGGCTTCGTGCTCTACGCGCCGCCGCACCACGTGCCGCGTTCGGTGGCCTTCCCGACCTCGCCGGTCAGTGCCGACGCCGTGCTGCTGATGACCGCGCACATCATCCCGGAGTTCTCCGGCGGAGGTCTGGGCCGGATGCTGGTCCAGGGCGTGGCCAAGGATCTGACCCGGCGCGGGGTGCGGGCGATCGAGGCGTTCGGCGACCTGAAATGGGAGCAGCCGGGGGCATGCCTGATGCCCGCCGACTACCTGCTCTCGGTGGGATTCAAGACGGTTCGGCCGCATCTGCGTTTCCCCCGCCTCCGCCTTGAGCTCAAGAACGCCGTCTCCTGGCGTGAGGACGTCGAGGTGGCGCTGGAGAGGCTTCTGGGTTCCATGAGTCCCGAGAGGGCGCTGCGGCCCGTCTGA
- a CDS encoding ParA family protein, translating to MIVTQTPLNPGDSPLVREALSSVVSRETAPQKTMAASGDSAGARDGDWPRPPKTRIFTVANQKGGVGKTTTSVNLAAALSMHGQRVLVVDLDPQGNASTALSIEHRGDVPDMYKVLVEDVSLEEVVKEVPDMPNLYCAPATIDLAGAEIELVSMVAREARLQRALASYTVIDFDYVFIDCPPSLGLLTVNALMAANELLVPIQCEYYALEGLGQLLRNVDLVRAHLNPALDLSTILMTMYDGRTRLASQVAEEVRSHFGDTVLKTLIPRSVRVSEAPSYGQSVMTYDPGSSGAMAYMDAAREMAYRGAAV from the coding sequence ATGATCGTGACCCAGACCCCCCTTAACCCCGGCGACTCGCCGCTGGTACGAGAGGCACTCAGCTCAGTGGTTTCACGTGAAACAGCGCCCCAGAAGACCATGGCCGCCTCCGGAGACTCCGCGGGGGCTCGCGATGGAGACTGGCCTCGGCCGCCCAAGACCCGCATATTCACCGTCGCCAACCAGAAGGGTGGCGTGGGCAAGACCACGACGTCGGTGAATCTGGCGGCGGCGCTGTCGATGCATGGCCAGCGCGTGCTCGTGGTGGATCTCGACCCGCAGGGCAACGCCTCCACGGCGCTGTCCATCGAGCACCGTGGTGATGTGCCGGACATGTACAAGGTTCTTGTGGAGGACGTGTCTCTGGAGGAGGTCGTGAAGGAGGTTCCGGACATGCCGAACCTCTACTGCGCCCCCGCCACGATCGACCTGGCCGGTGCCGAGATCGAGCTGGTGTCCATGGTCGCGCGGGAGGCTCGCCTCCAGCGTGCGCTGGCCTCGTATACGGTGATCGACTTCGATTACGTCTTCATCGACTGCCCGCCCTCGCTCGGCCTGCTCACCGTCAACGCGTTGATGGCCGCGAACGAGTTGCTGGTCCCCATCCAGTGCGAGTACTACGCGCTGGAAGGACTCGGCCAGTTGCTCAGGAACGTGGACCTGGTCCGTGCCCATTTGAACCCCGCGCTTGATCTGTCCACCATCCTGATGACGATGTATGACGGACGGACCCGATTGGCCTCCCAGGTTGCCGAAGAGGTCCGGTCCCACTTCGGCGACACGGTGTTGAAAACGCTGATCCCCCGGAGCGTCCGCGTCTCCGAGGCCCCGAGCTACGGCCAGTCGGTCATGACCTACGACCCCGGCTCCAGCGGCGCGATGGCGTACATGGACGCCGCCCGTGAGATGGCATATCGCGGCGCGGCCGTGTGA
- a CDS encoding D-alanine--D-alanine ligase family protein, producing MSDLGHVLVLAGGLSYEREVSLRSGRRVSEALQGAGVSVETRDTDASLVPSVLANPPDAVFVTLHGGAGEDGAIRSVLELLSIPYVGADPDACRVAFDKPTAKTVVRSVGLRTPDSVTLPKETFHDLGASAVLTRIVERLGLPLFVKPSRGGSALGASIVRVAEELPAAMVGCFAYGDTALIERCIKGVEVSVSVVDLGEGPVALPPVEIVPDDGTYDYAARYTAGHTEFFAPARLSAEVSAACSEMAVTAHTALGLRDVSRTDLIVDEDGLPHFLEVNVAPGMTETSLFPMAVEAAGEDFGTLCRVLLEQAATRGA from the coding sequence ATGAGTGATCTGGGCCACGTGCTCGTCCTGGCAGGCGGACTGTCCTACGAGCGGGAGGTCTCCCTGCGTTCGGGCCGCCGGGTGAGCGAGGCGCTGCAGGGGGCGGGGGTCTCCGTGGAGACCCGTGACACCGACGCCTCGCTGGTTCCCTCGGTGCTCGCGAATCCGCCGGACGCGGTTTTCGTCACGCTCCACGGCGGGGCGGGCGAGGACGGCGCCATCCGCTCGGTGCTCGAACTCCTCTCCATCCCCTACGTCGGCGCCGACCCCGACGCCTGCAGGGTGGCCTTCGACAAGCCCACCGCCAAGACCGTCGTCCGCTCCGTCGGCCTGCGCACGCCTGACTCGGTGACGCTTCCCAAGGAGACCTTCCACGACCTCGGCGCCTCCGCGGTGCTGACCCGCATCGTGGAGCGCCTCGGCCTCCCCCTGTTCGTCAAACCGTCCCGCGGCGGCTCGGCCCTCGGCGCCTCGATCGTCCGGGTCGCCGAAGAACTCCCGGCCGCCATGGTCGGGTGCTTCGCCTACGGCGACACCGCGTTGATCGAACGCTGCATCAAGGGCGTCGAGGTCTCCGTCTCCGTGGTCGACCTCGGAGAGGGCCCCGTGGCCCTGCCCCCCGTGGAGATCGTTCCCGACGACGGCACCTACGACTACGCGGCCCGCTACACCGCCGGTCACACCGAGTTCTTCGCCCCGGCCCGCCTTTCTGCCGAGGTCTCCGCCGCCTGTTCCGAAATGGCCGTGACCGCCCACACGGCCCTCGGCCTCCGCGATGTCTCCCGTACCGACCTCATCGTCGACGAGGACGGTCTGCCCCACTTCCTTGAGGTCAACGTCGCCCCCGGCATGACCGAGACCTCCCTTTTCCCCATGGCCGTCGAAGCCGCCGGCGAGGATTTCGGCACCCTCTGCCGGGTGCTCCTGGAACAAGCCGCCACCCGCGGCGCCTGA
- the trxA gene encoding thioredoxin has translation MGAIKQVTDASFDVDVLKSDKPVIVDFWAEWCGPCRQVAPILEEIANEQAEKLTIVKLNVDENPATAGTYGVLQIPTLNVYKNGEVVKQIIGAKPKAMLLRELEGII, from the coding sequence TTGGGCGCAATCAAGCAAGTGACCGACGCCAGCTTCGACGTCGACGTCCTGAAGAGCGACAAGCCAGTGATCGTCGACTTCTGGGCCGAGTGGTGCGGCCCGTGCCGCCAGGTCGCGCCGATCCTGGAGGAGATCGCGAACGAGCAGGCCGAGAAGCTCACCATCGTCAAGCTGAACGTCGACGAGAATCCGGCGACCGCCGGCACCTACGGCGTACTCCAGATCCCGACCCTGAACGTCTATAAGAACGGAGAGGTTGTGAAGCAGATCATCGGCGCCAAGCCGAAGGCCATGCTGCTTCGCGAGCTCGAGGGCATCATCTAG